AAAGAGAGAACAATCTCTTTTgtgtaaaaaatttaaatatctagaGATGTAAGCACATATGTTAGTAtatgcataattttttttctgggaagaatCACAAGAAAAATTTCATTCTGTTCTGTTTGAATTTCATAACTGTgactattttgttgttattttgttataGGAGCTGTGGGGccatttttagttttctacttctctgtataaaAACAAAGCCAACACACATTACTAAAACAAAACAGACCAGTGGAGcagcttgcccagggtcacacagcttgtcAGAACTCGAAGGTTTTTACAGCTGCACTAGCCACCTCAGAAACCTCTATGCATGTtatcaaagatggagaaaaagttcGGGAAAGGACAGAGTTGCCCACATCGTGTAGATTTACATCTTACTTTAAGTTCTTGAGACAAAGATTGGTCTCCAGGGAAAAAGAGCCCCAGCACTGCAGTTCCTCTGGCCAGCAAGAACCAAGAGGAAATCTACCAGACCCTCAGTCTCCCTTTTCAGAGCTTAAAAACGAAAGGAGCTGAGAAAATGCACTGTAAGTAATGGATCTGTGTCTGTTTGCAACTGCCTCTCCaggttaggcttccctggtggctcaaacagtagagaatctacctaccatgcaggagacctggggttcaacctctggattgggaacatcacctggagaaagggatggcaacccactccagtattcttgcctggagaatcccatggacagaagagcccggtgggctatagtccatgggatcgcaaagagctggacacgactgaatgacttaacaCTTTCTCCAGGGTACTAGGTATTTTTACATCTTGCTGAGCCAAataacttatctttttttttccctcagtttgtTCATTCTGTCAGTCTGATGTGGAACCcccatgcattaaaaaaaaaagaccccatgTGAGCAGCTCTGATTAAAGCTGAATTGGGATCTGTCTTCTCTCAAAGCAGTCCCTGGGATAGCTCAAGAAACCTCTCCAACTCCTTCAAGTGACCCATCGTCACTTGATAAGACCCATTGTCTTATCCATGTAACACTCCCAGGAGAATAAAGGCCACATgaccatccccattttacagatgggaaaattgaAGCTTTAAGAGGAATAGTCTGCCCATCCCATCACCCACCCATGGGGCTCAGGGAAGATAATGAAGCTTGGAAGAGCATTGGGGTTAAAATTGTGGCGCTGGGGGAAGCCAAGGTGGCAAGGGCTGGCCAAGGGAGTTTGCCACAGTGGGGACGCCACACTCCAATGCCCAGTTTCCTTGCTCAGGCACATAGGAAAGCACAGGTTACCTGGGTGGTGTCCACAGTGGCAACCCTGGTCTGCAGTACAGCCTCTGGCTCAATCTTCTTCCTGATGGCCAGGCTGCTGACAGTCATGGTTTCTGTTTTCACGGGCTgtagggagaggaaggagaaacaCTGTGTCTCAAACCCCAGAATGATTCCTGCTCACAGGCAACTGCGACGTAGGGTCAGCAGGTGAATTCCAACCCCTGCTGCTGGCTGACTTTCCAGAGGGTGATGCAGGCCAGGGCAaaagaggcctggtgtgatgTCATAGACAAACAGCCTTGGAAGGGAGCCAGACCCATCAGCAGCACCCAGACAGGCTGCCTGTGACCCTGCGACAATACAACCTCATGGTGGTCCAACCTCATGGTGGTCCGTGCTGGTTTTCAGGCTACCATTAAGAGAACATTCACTATTCAGTAAACATGCTCCTTGCTGGGTCTCACATCCAGCATCGTCGTGATATACACCGTCCTGAATGACTTCAGGGGTGATGCCACCACCTCCCAGCTGCTTTGTCTGTTCTTTAGAGCAAGAGTCACACACTTGGGGGTGCGGGGAAGGGGCAGGCAGCAGATGTAAACGAGTGAAGTGGGCTTGCTGAGGATGGGGATGAACTGGAGAGCACATGGGGTCCACTCAGGTTTGGTCTGAGTGACTGgattatctgattttttaaaagatattaaaaaaaaaaaatccttggatCTTGTAATCATCGTCCTGATTTTTAAACCAAGGTCAAAGAAAACACCCTGGGCAAACAGATTACAGCCTCTACTCTAGAAGTCTTATGTTAAAAGATTAGTATCTTCTGAGTCCTCCATTGAACCTAGTTCATGGCTATACACACAGCAGGTGCTAACATatgtgaatgaaagaatgaataaataaatgaatgaatgaatgccagtTTTCATCAGGTTGGGAGGCTGGTAAGAGGGAACTCTTCTTTTAATAGATGGTTGTAACTTAGAGATCCAGCCACTCATTCAGTTAATCATTATTAGTGCTTGGTATGTGCAAGCTTAGTGGAGTTGCCACCTGGTAGGAACGCAGACCTGTAAGCCAGTAACCTGACAACTTGTAGTTATGATGGGAGTGGAAGCAAGCAGAGCAAGGGGGCTGAGCAGGGAACAACGCTTCTGCCCTGGGTAGTCAGGAAAGCATTCACTTGTTAAGCGACATGTGAACTCTGTTCTGGAACGTGACAAATTCGCAaggcagagaaagggagaaaaaacttTCTCCAGAGGGTTCAGCACGGAGTGAAAAACCAGAATGGATGAGCTCCTATTTCAACGCCTGGaatgtgggggaagggagaatgTGGTGGGAGGCAGCTGGGGCTGGAAGAGACGCAAAAGCAAAGGAATCGGGACCAAAGGTCCCCTGTAAGAAGCCCTGAGAGCAGAGAGGCCCAGACCCAGTCTGTCCCCGAGTCCCCTTCTGCAACGACGTTTCCTTTTCTCTAGgagtttccactgttcccccaagACCCCAGGCCCCAGGGAGAGGAGCCAGCGCAGGGATCAGAAACAAACATCTGGCTTTCAGAGCAGGGCGCCCCCATGAGTCCACAAGCACACAGTCTGCAGGTGCCATGCAACGCAGGCAGGGGGAGGAGTCGAGTCGGACCAGACTGCCTGTCGTCACGTGACCTCAGGCAAAAGATGGGGTCACGGGGTTAAAGTGCCCACGAGTGCACGTTAGGGGTAAACCGAGCTGCCGAACATGCGAGCACAGAACCATGCTGCTCTGCGGAGGGGCGGTCATGCAACACGGATCAGAGCTTCCGGCTGGCGGCTCAGTCTTCTCACGCGTGGCCCAGGGCCCTCTGAACATGCAGTGCCCGGCGGGCCCGGGTCCCGGTGACGCTCCACTGTACCTCGAACTGGGCCATATCCGGGGTGGAGCAGGCCCCATGGTCTGGGCTGTCCTCCAGGCCTCCGGACTCGTCATCCTGGCTGGGGCCCCGTTTGTTGAGATCCCGTGAGAACACCAGGCCCTCGGTTTCCGAGTCGCTCTTGTCTCGGTCAAGCTCAGGCAGGCTGCGGGAGAAGTCTTCGAAGGCGCTGCCGTGGTAGTCGCCGATGACCGTGAAGTCGACCTCGGCCTCCAGGCTGGACGTGGAGCTGACGGTGATGCTGGAGCACTTCCGCTCAATGGCCAGGTGGTTGTCCTTCAGGAACACGGCGTCCCTCTCCTGGTCTTGCTCCTCATCTCCCGTGTCACTCTCTGGGGCCCTGGGCCGTGGCGGTTTGACCTTCTCCTCGGAGCCCTCCCTCAGCCCTGCTCTCTATGGCCAGATAAAATCAGAGGAATGGTGGGGTGTGGgatggggggagagagagagagagagaaagagagaaatcaagATGGTGAATGACAGAAGAAATCTTGGGGCAGCTGATGCCCCCAAATGGAAGAGCaggtcaggaaaagaaaaacacccCCGGAAAGGTTCTTTGACACCATAAtaagcttaaaaaagaaaaaaagaaaagaaaacatacacacagaaaatttCTCAAGAGTGAGGACGCTCCTTTCCGAGGGTCTCTCGCTGATGGCAAAAGCAAGTACAAAGCAAACATCCTGCCAGTTGGGCCTGGACAGGAGGCTCCATCCAAGGTTTGGATCTGGGAGTTTATCAGAAGCGGCACTGCGCACGCGGCAGGGATGGGAGCCCGGACCCCAGGCCCATCCGTGCAGGCGGACATTGAGGAAACAGAAACCAAGGAGGGAGGCCCAGGGACTTGGGGACACCCAGGATGGGGAGGCAGAGAGGCTGGAGCCAAGAGCTTTGAGGAACAAAGAGGAAGCCAGCACGCTTTGTCAATTCCACTGAGTCTCGGTGGGCGGAGTCAGCGTCGTCTAGAGGGAGGAGCCACGGGGGTAATTCCTGGGAGCTGGGCGCTACAGCCCTCCACCCTGAGCTCTCTGAGAGGAGGTTCTGGTCAAATCAGTGCAATTGACAAGAGCAGGCCGAGAAAGTGCTGGAGGGGGACCAGCCACTCTTGTCTGACATACATACCTCTCAACTTGGCCTGTCAGGGAttaaacaccacacacacatttttggCTGTTTTAcgacattcttttttaaaagaccaatCTAACATccaccaaatatattttttaaagtacttggcTCCAGGTTCTAGAGACTCAGTAGGCTTAGAGATTCACTCGCGAGACAAGCCTCCGTTCAGCCAGTTTCTGGAAGGTTGAGAGGTGTGAGGACACATTCCAGACAAGCCAGAGGTGAGCTGCCACAAGAGGCGCTGCCCGAGCAGGTGGGGGTGTGAAGGCCGCGAGGCACCCTGGCCAGGTGAAGGTGACCAGGTCATTAGGGCACCGAGGGGCTGCAGAGACCTGAGGGCCCGGGGGGCTGGCGAATCTCAGGTGCCCCCCCTTTCCTGGGGGGTTCGCCGCTAGGCTGGTGACCTGCGTCTCTTGCCTGACCGCATCTCCGGCTTTGTTCTGGATTAGAGAAGACAGTTAGTCTTAAGGAGGCAGAAAGGAACTTGGCACTGGGACCGAGAGGGAATCAGAAGCGAAGGATGGAAACCTCTGGACTGTCAGCTTCCCGCGGGCAGGAGCatcagggaagggaagaggatGAAGGAAGATCGCTGGCCAAGCCAAGCAAAACGGCAGGACCCAGCAGGTGGGGGCAGCAAGGCAAAGCGAGTGTGTAGTTTGCCGGAGGTGGTGCCACCTTCTCCACCCGGGCTGTGGGACCCTCCGGGCGCTGGGTCACACCAGAAGCCTAGGGTCTCTGTGGCTAATCTAACATGGGCCAAGCAGATGAACCCGTCATTCCGCCTGAGCCACACTCAGGCCCGTTTAGGGAAGAGAACTCATAGGGTTGGACAAGCAGCCTCTGGTTGCGGTAATGACGAGGGGCCCCGGAACCATGCTTCTACAGAGCTACGCGGCATGCGGTCAGCTCCCCGGCCGGGGgcggcagtgggggtgggggctcacGTGGCCAGTTCCCCCAGGAGCTTCCTCCAGTGTGGTTTCACAGCCTGGATTGCTGGACACGAGCTCGACATCCTTGCGTCCTTCCCGAGGGAAGGATGTAGAGACGCCCTCCCGGAGGCGGCTGGGAGCCGGCGGCATCGTTGAAGGCTGTGTGACTGTGGGGACAGCCAAATCCCCCGGGGGCTGGAACTGGACACATCCCAGGTCGAAGCGCTTACTCCGCTGTTGCTCTGCCTGCCCCGTGGAGGCCTCTGAAGACAACTCGTGGGCAAAGGCCCTGGTTTCCCCCAGGCCTGTCCAGCGAGTTTCAgctccatgggtctcaaagatgCGGATTTTGTTGGCCACGGAGGTCTTGCTGATATCTTCCAAGGAGCCCTCTTGACCCCCAGCCTGGAGAGAGGGCATCTCCCTGTGCTTCGCTGCAGGGAACACCAACCCCTCTGCCTCTTCAGAGATGATTCTGGGCTTCCTGCTGGCGACGGGAGGGGCCCTGCGCTCCCCTCCGTCCGTCGGGGTCACAGCCAGCCCGACTTGGTGCTTGGGCTCCGGGCTCTCTTTAGAAGGATGGGCATATTTGAGAAACACATGGGGCTGTTCTCCAAAGGGGTCCCTGAGCTGCAcaggctcccctgccccatgAGGGGATGAGCTTGGAGAagctgcctctggagaaatctgagCTGCAGATGGAAGAGGGGAGGTCGGGAGCGGGGTGATCACTTCCATCTGAAGGAACGCTGGGACTTTGCTGTCCTCTGCTTCAGATTCTCCTGTCTGGGTGTGAACTGGTCCCCTCTCTTCGGGCAGGAAGTTACCTCTGTCCGGCCTGGCTGGCTTCCCGACGTCGCCAGGCGGGATGGCCCACGGAAGGGCAAAGACCTGGGGGTCTGGATGCATGGCCCCTCCTCTGTGAGGTGAGTGGTTCCGTTCTCCAGGGGGGCTTTTCTCAGCCTTTCCCATCAAATCTCCACTCTTGGGGGCCTCTTCCTCGGCAGCTTCTGAGGATAAGGCGTGGGCAGCCTCTCCTTCCACCCCACACTGAGCTGCGTCCCCATCCTCAGCGAACGTCAGCCCTGGAGAAGGTCCCTTTCCGAGCTGCTCAGCAAAGACCTCCAGGTCCTCTGGTCGGTGGTTCCTGGGGGACCCTGCCTCATCCTCTGGGGAAGCTGAGGGGGCGACACCCCCATGGTGCTTGTtcccagcagcagcagagccccaCGGGCCTGAGGAGTCCAGCTCCAATCCTTCCGTGAACCCCTCCACCAGCTTCCGCCTGGTCTCCCATTCGGATGGGGCATCTAAgtgctcttctctctcctccaggggtggagggaggacTTGATCTTCAGCATCTCTCTCTCCGCAGCTGAAGTAGAAGCTTCTCTCCGCGAAGGAAGTGTCAGTTTCATCACTGGAGTCGGCTCTGGCTTCTGTGTGGCCGGGGTCCAGAAGAAACGACCGGAGTCCTGCCGTGTCGGAGGCTGGAGAGGGCACATCCACCTCTGCGGGTTGGATGCCCGGGGCAGTGGGTCTTCTGCGAGCCTGGAACTCCTCCAGCTCCTGCCTCAGCTCTGCCAGGCCCTCCAGCTGATCATCGGAGGCCGGGGGTTTCCTGACCACTACCTCTGCAGCATCCACCCTGAACTGGGAGCCCTCTGGGAGCCTTCCTGCTGGGGTGCAGCCTGGAGCCAGAGAAGCCCTTTCTGGGCATCCCCTGGCCCAGAGGGCTTCCTCCCACATGGACTCGAAGTCTTCAGGGCTTGCGATCATTCTTCCTGGTCGCTGTGCGTTTGTTCTTCTGGCTCCCACCTTTTCTTCTGTGGCCACTTCCACCTTGAACTTGTCCACCAGGATGTCTACCTTGGAGAGTCTGCCATCAGCAAGGATGCCGGCGAGGCTGGAGTCACTTCCTTCCTGCTGCATGCTGGTCACTTTTAGGAGACTGAGCTCTTCTGGCCTAATGTACTCTCTCTCTATAAATACCCAGTGCTCTGAACCCTGCGTTTCAATTGGAGCAAGAGGAGTTAATATGAAATATCAGGCACCTGAAGAACGCATCACTTTTTCCCTCTGCAAGAAGGGGCCAAGGTCAACTTGTCCCCAGAACTGGCAGGGCAGAGGAAGGCATGACAATGCTGGTCAGCCTCATCAAGGATCAAGGCTACACTTCCCATCAAGGCACCCAACCAATTATCTACTGATGTTATCTACCCCTCAACCACCACCCTAACTTGGTAAAATGGAGTGGGGGTCTCATACCCTCCCTGTGTTAACCAAGGGGAAATGGAGATCTATCGATGGTCCAGGactctttctcttttaatagtAAAACTGTCAGTGACAGAGGGGAAAGTAGCTTACATCACGTGGAACCTTTGAAGGCTAGAGCCAAAAGAACTCCTAAGACTTCCTCCAGTCCAGTTTTCTCTGCGTACTGAGAAATGGGgtaaactgaggcctagagaaggTCAGTGACTTACTCCAGGTCACGGTCAACTGATGGTACAGTCAGGAAAAGAATGCTTGATTTTTGATGCCTGAGAGCTTGGCCAACTTACAGCCAACAGAATATGGGTCCCAACTGTGGTCTAATGTCCAACTGAGGGGGAAGCACTGAGTTGAGTTTCACAGGCCACAGCCTGAAACCTTTTTGCAAGAGCTAATTGGAAGGAAAGAGATTAGAGTGAAAACTGCCACACGGCCAGATCTAGAGGTCAGTACCAGTCACCATAATGGTTTAAACAGTTTGAGTTCTGTGGGGTTCATTCCCCAAAAAACAAATACCAAGGCCTATTCTTAGAAatgactttcctggtagctcagatggtaatctgcgtgccatgcaggagaccccagttcaatttctgggtcgggaagatcctctggagaaaggacagtTCTTACtccactcttgggcttccctggtggctcagttggtaaagaatctgcctgcagtacgggagacctaggttcagtctttgggttgggaagatcccctggaggagggcatagcaacccactccactattcttgcctggagactccccatggacagagaagcctggtgggctgcagtccatggagtcacaaagagttggacatgactgagtgactaagcacacacattctTAGAGAATTCTAATGAAATTCACAGAAAGAATGGAAAAGGACTGACCAGAAcacatcagagaagaaaaacatctaatGATCCAAGCATCATCATCAGTTAGAAGCACTGAGTGTCACAATCAACCATCAATGAGACAGCCTTCTGCCTTCCCTAGAGTTTCTCAAACAACACTTAAGGAGGGAAGGATGGACTTTTAGAATGGttataaaaaaaaacagcaagaaggctgggaattccctgatggtccagtggttaggacttagtgctttcactgccaggggcctgagtttgatccctggttggggaactaagatccttcaagcCAAGCAGTgtgaccgaaaaaaaaaaaaaaaaaaaagcaagaaggccATTGGGATTTTAATCTTGCAACCACACAATACTTTCTTCACATGAAATCTTGATGGCAGTTCAGTATGTAACATGGATCCTGGACTGCCCTGTTGACATTGGAGGTCTGGGCTACCCTACTGCCCCAGAATGCCTCCCTCTTTTGAAACCACTGCTCTGACTCAAGCCCAcaggtgtggaaactgaggcctggggaaAGTAAGCACCATGCTCAAGGTCAAAGAGTGAGCCCGAGATAAAGGCAGGCCTAGAACCCAGTCTCTGACTCCACATCCTACGAAGAGCTCAATGGTAAGATGTGATGAAAATTGCTCCCAACAACAGAAGGGGGCAAGTTTCCATGAGCTTGTGCTCTGATGCGGGTGAGCATTTGGTGAGGAATCTGTCAGATGCCAGAAGATCTGAAGCATTCTGAAGGATCAAGGGAGCATGATCAACCCTCTGACCTCCACTCCCCAGATCCACTTTAGCAAAATCTCCATGACTTTCAGGGAATCAAACCTCATGAAAAGAATCTTGTCaacaggaaagagagagacaaggaATGGGGAGGGTCCAGATAAAGTCTGCATCAGTTTCTGAGATTTTTCTCCAGGTTGTAAAGCTTTCAGGACAACGGCACTTGAACGATCCCAGGGGGAAGAACTTTGAGAGCCTACAAAGCCTCCTTTCTCTTGTATTTGGGAAGCAGGCAGCTTTAGCCGCTCCCATTTCAGTGTGTACTGACATCAACAGCTTGGCAATCAATGATAGCCAAAGATAGTCCATGAGACCCCTTCTGGAGCATTCCTGCCCCAAGTCTAACTGGAAACTAGACCAGTTAGTCCATCCATCCCCTGCCTCCACCTTCTCTAAACTCCACGTGGAGCTTGGGTGTATCAGGGTCTCCAGGCCATGCCTCTGGTTTTCTAGAAACCAGAAGCTTAGGAACTAGGTTGAGTGGGGTGGGAGCTAGCACAGAACAAAAAGGTTCTgcaggaagaaaaagggaaacaCGCCCTTGTATTtagttactatgtgccaggcaatgtCAGCCCTATGGAGACAGTATTAAATTTAATCCAAATGCAGACCTGCGAGGCAGGTCCTGTTACCCTTAATtcagaaggggaaactgaagctCCCAGTTTCTAGGAGCTTCTAGGAGCTCCCAGAGGGAAGAGAAAGCTCTGTTTATAACAAGTAAAAatcctgaagagaaaaaaaagactgaacaAAAAGAGGAAAGCTTTGGCCTTCTGACCAGATTCACGGGATGGACGATGTCAGAGAAGCCTCCCTAGCTATTCTTTTTCAGTGTCTGCTCAGAGCGCCCCCTGCTGTCAGATGGGGCCACTGCAGCAAGACTGGCCCCGAGACAGAAACAGGGACCTGGGAGCTGGGAGCCAGGGCAGTTACATTCCCACACAAGCCCACAGGAAGAAAATCTCCAGCCAGGATTCTGCTGACTCCAGTCTCTTCAGGGTCCACCTGGAGCTCTGGATCACATTTTGGGCCCTGCTCTTTACAGGAGATGCCCCCACCCCAAGCAGAGGTCCACGACAAGGAACCCTCTAGAAACCAAAGTAGAAGCTGCTGAAGAAAGTGGGAGTTGGGGGTGTAAAAGGGATGCTCAACTCTGAAgggtcttcctggaggaggatgCAGACCAGATCTACAGGTGCCAGGGGGCAGAGCAGCTCACGGGCAGGTGACTCAGAAGGGCAGGTTATAATTCAATATGTAAACTTCCCAAAGGATGACTGAAGACAAAATGGGATACTGTTAAGAATGGCGAGAGCCCCGCCTTGTAGAAGAGGCTGGACAGACAATTTTGGGGATGCCGGTGAAGGATGCATGCTGTGCCTCAAACAAGGGCATTAGTGCTTGGCTCCACTCACATCTCTGTGTTCCAAGACATCACTGCTTCCCTAACCTTGGGATGCTGTTGATTCCTGTCCAACTTCTCTCAAgtgctcctggttttgtttttatttttacattgagGAAAATTTCAGAATGGAACTGTGAGTTATGTTTTACCATTTATGTAGCTGACTCATCTCTCTCTTACGGCTCCTGGACACTTCTAGCAGTTACAAAATTTTCCTCTGGGAGTATAGCATACTACATGCCCTCATACACACTCTGCCAACAGAGAAGTGTTGGCTATCAGGGAGAAGGAAGTTTCGCCCAGACGATCAGTTGGTCATCCTTTCCAACCCTGTCTACAAAGTCCCAGTAGAGAGGGACGATGCAACCCCCTGCCCTGGACCTGGAGTCCGTCTGGCTTCCAGGCAGGGGCACAAGAAGTTCTGAGAGCTCTTGGTCTGCTGTCGTCCTGAGCACAGAAGCAATGCCCTCCTAGTTTAGAATGCTTGCCTGAACAACATCCGTACAACCCCAAGGATGCTCTCTGGAGAAAGACACTCACTTCTACCTGCCTGGAGACCCTGATAGACCCAAGCTCCACGTGGAGTTTAGAGAAGGTGGAGGCAGGGGATGGACGGACTAACAAGCCACTGCTAGACTTCACTCAGGCCTCTGAGCAGAGACAAGACCTCAGGGCAAAAGCAGTTAGGTGCCGCGACCCCTGATCCCAAGCCTAGCAGTCAGAGTCTGCCTCCAGGTCACCTGCCTCAGTGGTGCTGGAGAGGTCATTTCTGCCTGCCCTTTTTAAGCCAAAGGTGACTCAGATTTCTGCCTGCCCTTTTTAAGCCAAAGGTGACTCAGACTACTCTGTCTCCCTTGAATGCTTTCAGTCCTGTCCTTCCTGAGAAACCACGGATGAGGGATGGGCTGGCCCTTTATGGATCCCTGGGAGGGGGCACACTCACTTGTCACAGCATGTGGATAACATGGGGTACCCACTGTTCCCACCTGCAGGACAGACCCTGGTCCAACCCCCTCAACCCAGAGAAAGGGCTTTCTTAAGACCATGAAGGTGGTTCtgggtgggcagggaggtggtGACAGTAACCTCAGGTGACGCTGCGAGGCTTTTCTGAGTGAACACTTCCAAGCCTATGGCCGTCCCAGGCTCAGGTGCCAAGTCCTGCTGAGAGGTGTCCAGGGTCCTCTGGGACTGCGGGGGAGGCCCAGGGccggaggagagggaaagagggaggaagggaaggagagacagagagggagagagaaaaagcaggagagacacacacacagagtctgtGAATAGCCCAGCTTTGTAAACCCCGCATCCTTAGGTCATGAAGGAGCCATGTGGGGACCGTGGGGTGAGGTGGAAAGGAACTGCCCTTTGGAGCCATTCAGGGGAGGGAGGCCCATGGTCAGCTGCCAGCCAGCACCGGACCTCGGGCCTTTCCCCATCACCTGCCACTCATTCGAGAGTCTGGAGTCCTGTACTGGGACTCTGAGCCAAGTCTTCCCTGGGTGTCTTTGAGGCAATGGTTCAATCCTGCAGTTGGGTTTCagccccttttaaaaaattatctttggaACTTACtctatagcacatggaattctgctccgtgttttgtggcagcctgaatgggaggggagtttgggggagaatggatacatgtatatgtatggctgagtcccttcactgttcaccttaagctgtcacaacactgttaactggctatactataatacaaaacagaaagcttTTGTAAAAAAGTTATCTTTGGAACAAAAACCTGGCTTTGGCAGATGGGAACTCTATACTATGGGGTCCCCATTTTGGTTTAAGTTCCTACCACTTTCCCACTGACCCAGAATGGGCCCCAGAGTATATGAGGAGCTACTAGGAGCTCTGAGTGACACCTGCAGATAGACCCAGAAAGCCCACGTCTGGACCAGGGATCCTAGTTACCGTCAGCCAATGGCCCCGTGACCGGCCAGCACTTTCCAGTTTACAAAGTGCTTTTTTATAtccattagggcttcccttgtggcttagctggtaaagaatccacctgcaatgtgggagacttgggtttgatccctgggttgggaagaccccttgaagaaggaaaaggctacccactccagtattctggcctggagaattccatggacagtccatggggtcgcaaagagttggacacgactgagtgactttcactttatacccATTATTTCATTCAAACTTCCCAGCAGTGCTGTAGAGTGGCAATTTTGGTGCCCTTTTAGATGGGCTGACTAGgcaatgaggctcagagaggtgatgtCACCGGCCCAAGGACACAGTCCAGTCCTGGGCTACAGCTCCTCCCATTTCCCAAATTTCCAAGGGCCTCTAAATGCCAGTGAGAGCTGTAAGCCAGTTAAATTGTCCATCGCTCCGAGGTTAGCTCCTGGACCAGACAAGGCACTATGCTTCTTACAGGGGCGGCGGGGTGGTGAGAGGTAGAAGAGACTCCACCTTCTAATAAG
The Bos indicus x Bos taurus breed Angus x Brahman F1 hybrid chromosome 13, Bos_hybrid_MaternalHap_v2.0, whole genome shotgun sequence genome window above contains:
- the EPB41L1 gene encoding band 4.1-like protein 1 isoform X3 → MTTETGPDSEVKKAQEEAPQQPEAAAAATTPVTPVGHGHLEANSNEKQPPQQDARPAEQSLDMEEKDYGEADGLSERTTPSKAQKSPQKIAKKYKSAVCRVTLLDASEYECEVEKHGRGQVLFDLVCEHLNLLEKDYFGLTFCDADSQKNWLDPSKEIKKQIRSSPWNFAFTVKFYPPDPAQLTEDITRYYLCLQLRADIITGRLPCSFVTHALLGSYAVQAELGDYDAEEHVGNYVSELRFAPNQTRELEERIMELHKTYRGMTPGEAEIHFLENAKKLSMYGVDLHHAKDSEGIDIMLGVCANGLLIYRDRLRINRFAWPKILKISYKRSNFYIKIRPGEYEQFESTIGFKLPNHRSAKRLWKVCIEHHTFFRLVSPEPPPKGFLVMGSKFRYSGRTQAQTRQASALIDRPAPFFERSSSKRYTMSRSLDGASVSENHDAGPDGDKREEDGESGGRRSEAEEGEIKTPTKIKELKPEQETTPRHKQEFLDKPEDVLLKHQASINELKRTLKEPNSKLIHRDRDWERERRLPSSPASPSPKGTPEKVNESQRTLDTSQQDLAPEPGTAIGLEVFTQKSLAASPEGSEHWVFIEREYIRPEELSLLKVTSMQQEGSDSSLAGILADGRLSKVDILVDKFKVEVATEEKVGARRTNAQRPGRMIASPEDFESMWEEALWARGCPERASLAPGCTPAGRLPEGSQFRVDAAEVVVRKPPASDDQLEGLAELRQELEEFQARRRPTAPGIQPAEVDVPSPASDTAGLRSFLLDPGHTEARADSSDETDTSFAERSFYFSCGERDAEDQVLPPPLEEREEHLDAPSEWETRRKLVEGFTEGLELDSSGPWGSAAAGNKHHGGVAPSASPEDEAGSPRNHRPEDLEVFAEQLGKGPSPGLTFAEDGDAAQCGVEGEAAHALSSEAAEEEAPKSGDLMGKAEKSPPGERNHSPHRGGAMHPDPQVFALPWAIPPGDVGKPARPDRGNFLPEERGPVHTQTGESEAEDSKVPAFLQMEVITPLPTSPLPSAAQISPEAASPSSSPHGAGEPVQLRDPFGEQPHVFLKYAHPSKESPEPKHQVGLAVTPTDGGERRAPPVASRKPRIISEEAEGLVFPAAKHREMPSLQAGGQEGSLEDISKTSVANKIRIFETHGAETRWTGLGETRAFAHELSSEASTGQAEQQRSKRFDLGCVQFQPPGDLAVPTVTQPSTMPPAPSRLREGVSTSFPREGRKDVELVSSNPGCETTLEEAPGGTGHNKAGDAVRQETQVTSLAANPPGKGGHLRFASPPGPQRAGLREGSEEKVKPPRPRAPESDTGDEEQDQERDAVFLKDNHLAIERKCSSITVSSTSSLEAEVDFTVIGDYHGSAFEDFSRSLPELDRDKSDSETEGLVFSRDLNKRGPSQDDESGGLEDSPDHGACSTPDMAQFEPVKTETMTVSSLAIRKKIEPEAVLQTRVATVDTTQVDGTAPGGKEFLTTPPSITTETISTTMENSLKSGKGAAAMIPGPQTVATEIRSLSPIIGKDVLTSTYGATAETLSTSTTTHVTKTVKGGFSETRIEKRIIITGDEDVDQDQALALAIKEAKLQHPDMLVTKAVVYRETDPSPEERDKKPQES